The Crassostrea angulata isolate pt1a10 chromosome 1, ASM2561291v2, whole genome shotgun sequence nucleotide sequence GACTTCTGTCTTCCTTCTTCCGAGATACTCTTAACAGTGTAGATACACATCTTGAAATGCTTCAGATTCGAGTGGTGAAAAAAGAGCTCTTTCAAAGCCCACTACAATGTCAAGTAAATACACTTAAGGATATTGCATGGCTGACTCTCCGAGCCTAATCAATGTTTGAATTTGCTGGAGACAATGGTGGAAAATGTTGTCGGTGGGTAAATAAAGAACTGAATGACTCCTAAGTGGGTGAAATCGAAAAAAAGACTAAATGTTCTTaaagtaaatatgtatattttaaagacTGGAAAGTGTACTTTAGTTTCTGTTCTGATCTTTACAGGGAATGGAAGCCCCACCCCCCTCATACCATGAAGCGGTAAACTCTGAACCCTCTTCATCGTCTTCATTTACCTATCCGTCCCAGAGTTCACCCGATTCTAATTCGACAGGTGCGCGAATCCCTGAACTATGTGTGTGTCCACAACACGGTGTTGTGCCTCGGCTGAATGTGTGTATATGTGGAAGAGAGGGGCTAGAGACCGGTACAATTCAAGCAATGCCATGTCAACATTGCAGCAATTACGTCATCGTTCAACGTCATTTGTTAGACACTCATGCCGACACTAGTATTCATCCACAAGTGCAAAGACATGAAGTCAATAGTGAAGGGCATTGTCACCAATCGGTATCAAATGACGTAACGGTACATTTTGATTCCGCTAAAGGAACAGTGAGTTCCCTTGTTTCCTCGGGAACAGAAGATAGTGCTGAACGCGAACCAATGATCTCCAATGCAAATGTAAGTTTCCCAAATTAAATACAAGCTTAAGCATACATGCTTTATTGTCATGCAGTATGTCATGCATGGAAGCAATAAAGCAATATcattaataaataaagttcattaAACCTGCTTCATCAACACACTATCATTCACTGATAACGGGTTCAATGTATCCTGCACGCCGCCGTTTGTCAAATTGTAAAACCATTGGTTCGACTTAAAACTCAAACCATACTATTCAGTCTTGTGTTACTTATTTATTATTAGAAAAGATAAAGGAAACAT carries:
- the LOC128187707 gene encoding uncharacterized protein LOC128187707, which encodes MEAPPPSYHEAVNSEPSSSSSFTYPSQSSPDSNSTGARIPELCVCPQHGVVPRLNVCICGREGLETGTIQAMPCQHCSNYVIVQRHLLDTHADTSIHPQVQRHEVNSEGHCHQSVSNDVTVHFDSAKGTVSSLVSSGTEDSAEREPMISNANRVSDTDELEDEEEKDGACANCNTGSFCAASFLAIVVIILITVFTFFLT